TCGTACTACGCGTGGAAGACCTACTTCAACCTCGTCTTCCGCGAGTACCACCTTCTCGAGCATGTCGACGGGACCATCGATGGCGACCTCATGGTGGATGATCCAGACTGGGCGGCCATTGAGGCCTCTCTCATCCGGTGGTTCTACCTCACCGTCTCCCCGGACATCTTCCACACGGTCATTGCGGACGACGACGATGCGTGTGCTGTGTGGACCAAGATCAACAACCTCTTCACCGACAATAAGCTTCAACGTCTTGTGTTTTTGCAGTAGGAATTTTTCGGGTGCCACCAAGATGATTCCTCCATCGACGACTAATGCATGCGCCTCAAGCACCTCGCCGACGAGCTTCGCGACATCAGCGCCAAGGTGTCGGACAAGCTCATGCTTAGCACCCTCACCGTCAGCCTCAACGAGGATTTCGGCAACGTGGCCTCGAACCTCTCCCTGCTGCCGAACCCGACCTTCCAGTCCGTCGCCGCGTATTTACGCTTGGAGGAACGCCGGATGAAGAAGGTCAAGGCCCGTGTCCACCACACCACCCTTGCCGCCGGGACCTCTCGTGGGTAGCCGCAGCCCGCTCCGCCCCAACCACGTCCGCCGGCGCCACCGGGGTTCTTCCCCCTCCCGCCCGCCCCGCCGGCACCTCCCGCTCCTCAGCAACAGCAGCAGGGCGGGGGCGGCGGTCGCCGTAACCAGCGTCGTGGGGGCGGGGGCAGCGGTTGCCCCCGCCAGCAGCATCATCAGCAGCCGGGGTACGGGGGGCCCAACGCCACCATCTGCTCTCCCTGCCCTGGGCCGTCGGCCCTAACCCGTGGACCGGCGTGGTCCACGCTTACCACATGCCGGTCCCACGGGCCTCGGGCATCCTCGGGCCGCACCCGGCTGGCCCTCAGGcgcacctcgccgccgcccctTACCAGGCGGGTGGGGGTGGCCACGCATCGGGGGGCTACACGCCCCCACTGGCGCCCGCCTCCTTCGGCTACGTGCCACCGCCCGCGCCGGCTCCGCTCCCTCCGGCTCCATGGGATCCCGCTCTGCTCGCTGCACTACACTCGGCACCGTCTCCCTCCAACTACAAAGGTGGCGGTGATTGGTACATGGACACGGGGGCTACCGCCCGCATGACGTCGCACCCCGGTAACCTTGCCTCTTCCTTCCCGGTCACCACTTCCAACCGCATCACCTTCGGTGATGGTTCCTCCGTACCCATTACTCATGTCGGTCATAGTTTCTTTCCGTCTAATTCTATGCCTATTAACATGACTAATGTTCTTGTCTCACCTAACCTAGTTAAAAATCTTGTCTCCGTTCGTCGTCTTGCATGTGACAATCCTCTTACCGTTGAATTTGATGGCCTTGGTTTCTCTGTGAAGTACGCCCGTACACGGATGGTGCTCCACCGATGTGACAGCCCCGACGACTTGTACCCGGTGcactccgcctccaccgccaccgCTTCTCCAGTCGCCCTCGCCACCGGTGTCGACCTCTGGCATGCATGCTTGGGTCACCCCAACTCCACCGTCCTTCGCCAGATTCTCaagagtttttctttttcatgtaATAAATTCGACGAGCACACTTGTCATGCTTGCCGTCTCGGCAAACATGTTCGTCGACCGTTTAGCGAGTCAAACACTATTTCTTCCTTTCCGTTTCAGTTAATccatagtgatgtttggacatcTCCCGTTGCGAGTAACACCGGTTTCTTATATTATCTTGTTTTACTTGATGATTTCTCTCATTTTGCGTGGACGTTTCCGCTCCGTCGCAAATCCGATGTTCTCGCCACTCTCACGGTCTTTTACTCCTACATCACTACCCACTTCGGGCGCCCTATCCTCGCCCTCCAGACTGACAACGGCAAAGAGTTTGACAACGCTGCCACTCGCCATCTTCTCGCATCTCACGGTACCACCTTTCGTCTCACGTGCCCCTACACATCTCAGCAGAACGGCCGCGCCGAGCGGATCCTCCGCACTCTTAACGACTGCGTCCGCACGTTGTTGTTCCACTCCAACGTGCCCCCTCGGTTCTGGCCCGATGCTCTCGCCACCGCCACTCTCCTAGTTAACATTAGGCCTTGTCGTCCCCGCTGGAACTACACTCCACACCAACTTCTCTTTGGTTCCCCTCCTTCCTACGATGGTCTTCGCATCTTCGGATGTTTGTGTTGTCCCAGCACCGCCTCCACTACACCACACAAACTCGCTCCTCGCTCCGTAGCATGTATCTTCCTAGGCTACCCCCCTaacaccaaaggttaccggtgctaCGACCCCGTCGCCCACCGCGTGTACACCTCCCGACACGTGTACTTTGATGAGCGGGTTTTTCCTTTTCATCAGGTACCGCCTTCTGCAGCAGACTCGGCGCTCCATGATGGTGTCTCGGATGCAGACCCGGTGCAGCCCCCGGCTCGGCCCCTCCTGGCCCTGGCGCGGCTCCCGCTGGCTCCTCTTGGTGCGGCCTCGGCGCGCCTCCCCACGGAGGGCCCCTCTGCCGCGGCCCCGGCTGCACGCCCCCCGGCGCGGTCCTGCATGGCCCCGGGTGGCCCTTCGGCTACCACCACGCCGGGTGGCGCGGCTGGTTCTGTTCCGGCCGGCGCTATCTCCTCGGCTGGCCCCGCCGCTTCGGCCAGTTCTGGTCCCGCTGTGACGCCGGGCGCGACAGActctttgatacgtctccaacgtatctataatctatgaagtattcatgctattatattatccatcttggatgttttatgggctttactatgcacttttatattacttttgggactaacctattaacccagagcccagtgccagttcctgttttttcccttgtttcagtgtttcgaagaaaaggaatatcaaacggagtccaaacggaatgaaaccttcgcaaaagttatttttggaaagaaagaaatccaggggacttggagtgcacgtcagggaatcaacgaggagggcacgaggcagggggcgcgccctccaccctcgtgggcccctcttGGCTCCCCTGACgcatttcttcctcctatatataccaatataccctaaaaccttcggggaacagaatagatcgggagttccaccgccgcaagcctctgtagccaccaaaaaccaatcgggaccctgttccggcaccctgccggagggggggaccctcgccggtggccatcttcatcatcccggcgctctccatgacgaggagggagtagttcaccctcggggctgagggtatgtaccagtagctatgtgtttgatctctctctctctctctctctctctctctctctctctctctcgtgttcttgaggtgatacgatcttgatgtatcgcgagctttgctactatagttggatcttatgatgtttctccccctctactctcttgtaatggattgagtttcccctttgaagttatcttatcggattgagtcttttaatgatttgagaacacttgatgtatgtcttgcgtgggatacccgtggtgacaatggggtattctattgatccacttgatgtatgttttggtgatcaacttgcgggttccgcccatgaacctatgcataggggttggcacacgttttcgtcttgattctccggtagaaactttggggcactctttgaggttctatgtgttggttgaatagataaatctgagattgtgtgatgcatatcatataatcaatcccacggatacttgaggtgacattggagtatctaggtgacattagggttttggttgatgtgtgtcttaaggtgttattttactacgaactctagggctgtttgtgacacttataggaatagcccaatggattgatcggaaagaataactttgaggtggtttcataccctaccataatctcttcgtttgttctccgctattagtgactttggagtgactctttgttgcatgttgagggatagttatatgatccaattctgttattattgttgagagaacttgcactagtgaaagtatgaaccctaggccttgtttcctagcattgcaataccgtttacgctcacttttatcactagttaccttgctgtttttatattttcagattacaaatactcatatctatcatccatattgcacttgtatcactatctcttcgccgaactagtgcacctatacaatttaccattgtattgggtgtgttggggacacaagagactctttgtcatttggttgcagggttgtttgagagagaccatcttaaacctacgcctcccacggatcgataaaccttaggtcatccacttgagggaaatttgctactgtcctacaaacctctgcacttggaggcccaacaacgtctacaagaagaaggttgtgtagtagacatcactcttCACCACCCCCGTCCGTTGCTCCCGCCGCAGCCGACCCGCCTTTCGCCGGCATGATGACACGGTCTCGCGCCGGTATCCACCACCCCAGCCTGCTCTACGCTGCTGATGAGTGCGCGTGCACGGTGTCGACATCATCCTCTCCACCGTCGCCCATTCCCTCGTCCACACGCGCCGCTCTCCGTGATCCACATTGGCTCGCTGCGATGCGCGAGGAGTTTGATGCGTTGCAGCGCAACCGCACATGGCATCTTGTGCCGCGACCCCCTCACGCCAACGTCATCAGTGGCAAATGGGTGTTTCATCacaagaccaaccccgacggtTCTCTCGAGCGCTACAAGGCTCGTTGGGTGGTGCGCGGATTCCGCCAGCGCGCAggcgtggacttcaccgacaccttcgccccggTCATTAAACCGGGCACGATTCGTACGGTGCTTCAGCTGGCGGTCTCTCGTGTGTGGCCGGTGCATCAGTTGGATGTCTCCAACGCTTTTCTGCAAGGCCATCTCACGGAACGGGTCTTCTATGAGCAGCCGACTGGCTTCGTCGACGCCGAGCATCCCGACCATGTCTGCCTGCTCTCTCGGTCCCTCTATGGACTGAAGCAGGCCCCCAGGGCATGGTACCAGCGTATGGCCAGGTTCCTACAACAGCTTGGGTTTCACATAACCCGCTCCGACGCGTCTCTGTTCGTCTATCATCAGGGCACTACCACTGTGTACCTACTGCTCTATGTGGACGACATTATCCTGACTGCATCCTCGCCTGGGCTTCTTCAGCAGCTCACGGCTCGTCTTCGCGATGAGTTTGCCCTCAAGGCTCTTGGAGCGCTGCACTACTTCCTTGGCATAGAGGTTGTTTGCCGTGCCGACGGGTTCTTTCTGCATCAGCAGAAGTACGCTCATGAGCTTCTCGAGCGCGCAGGTATGCTTAACTGCAAAACCGCGCCCACGCCTGTTGACACCAAGGCGAAGGTGTCTGCTTTGGAGGGTTCCCCTGCGCCAGATGCGGCGTTCTATGGGTCCATCGCCGGTGCCCTGCAATATCTCACCCTCACTCGGCCTGACTTGCAGTATGCAGTTCAACAGGTGTGCCTCCTCATGCACTCCCCGCGTGATTCTCATTGGACTCTGGTGAAGCGTATTGTTCGGTATATACGCGGCACTATGACCATGGGACTCACCCTGACGGCTTCCTCCTCCATCGACATGGTCGCCTACTCCGACGCTGATTGGGCTGGCTGCCCGGACACGCGTCGCTCTACGTCAGGCTATTGTGTCTACCTCGGGCCCTCGCTGATATCGTGgtcgtccaagcggcagcccACGGTCTCTCGCTCAAGTGCCGAGGCGGAGTATCGGGCAGTGGCTAACGCCGTTGCTGAGTGCTCTTGGCTCCGTCATCTTCTCCAGGAGTTGCTTTGTGTGGTCTCCAAGGCCACTATCGTCTACTGTGACAACGTCTCCGCCGTATACCTCTCCACCAACCCCGTCCACCATCGCCGtacgaagcatattgagctcgaCATTCACTTCGTTCGCGAGCAGGTGGCTCTCGGGAAGGTTCGTGTTTTGCACGTTCCTACTACTCAGCAGTTTGCCGATGTCATGACTAAGGGACTACCGACCCCAGTCTTCGAGGAGTTTTGGTCCAGTCTCTGTGTCTCCGGCGATGCTTCGattgcgcggggggggggggggggggggtgttgagcGTACGTTGTACACTGCATATGTATAGGACTAGGGTCTGTATTTATACCGTTGTATCTTTCTCTCTCCTCCCGTATATTTGTACATCTTGGGAGACAAGTAGAGGCCGGTCCACCCTGTACCTATATATGTGCACCATGCACACGATCAATGATTATCGATTCGTGCAATCTCATTCTTCCTAACTAACAATGATATTGAGTCTGATTTTGTGATACCTACTACTTGTTgtaatgattatgattgggaagacaaCGATATCCAtcatgatcttgaaaatctttttagcacttgcttggaagaatatgataataatgtttgttatactattggtgccattcatgctattgataagaatgattgtgatgatatgcaaaaccacaagcttggggatgctatgtttaatgagtatgatatctttgaagatttatttgctggaaataatgcttgtcctaagcttggggatgctttgcttaatgaatatgatcctttgattccttctactttcgataagaaaatttattatgatgatagcatgcctcctatttatgatgattacattgatgaaagtgggtttggaagagtgtcaactttaggtagaagtgatcccactattttgaagggtgttgaatcttattacaatattgatgaaagtggatttggagaggtcatgactttatttagtgatacttccactattttggaagaggtttcaattgactatgacaataaagttgctatctatgatgattattatgatgacatgtatgccataaagagtaataaattttctatgcttgtgcatcatgaaaagagtgatgtatgtgatagttatattgttgaatccattcatgatgcctctgaaaattattatgagaaagGAACTTATGcccttacatatctcaataatatcaagtttcttctctatgtgttgattgttttgaagttacacttgttttgccttcctatgctagttgattcttgttcccataagttgtttgctcacaaaatccctatgcataggaagtgggttagacctaaatgtgctagtcatatgcttcatgatgctctcttcatgttacaattcttatcttttatgcgagcatcattgaaatcatcatgcctagcttaaaaggcataaaagaaaagcgctttttgggagacaacccaacacttttacctactatttttgtgtgttcacatgattattctactgtagtaatcatcttttatagcttttgtttcaataaagtgccaagtaaaccctttgggatcatgttgggtgatagttgatttgatcttcctgaaaaacagaaacttttaacctcacaaaaataattctcatttttaacagaagagtgcttttgagttgattattttggaagaatattaatatacaaattgctcacgtgTTCCTAATTTTTtgaagaatttttggagtagcagaagtatggtttgagtacaggttactacagactgttctgtttttgacagattctattttcaatgcatagtttgcttgttttctagtttctatggcttatattgctcaatataaattgtggaaacgATATGCTATAGTAGGAATTTTGTGGAAAAAATTatgatttgctctttatcatactaacctatctcacgaagttccgttaagttttgtgtgattgaagttttcaagtttttgatgagatgtcgatatgaggagaataaggagtgacaagaccctaatattggggatgcccaaggcactccaaggtaatattcaaggaatatccaagcaactaagcttggggatgccctggaaggcatcccctctttcgtctccaacattatcggtaacctcacttggagctatgttttcattcgtcacatgatatgtgttttgcttggagcgtcaatttagtttgttaggatttgcttgctgttatttagaataatgttttgcatctttgttttcaataaaaatatcaattatagcctttgccatgcttattttgcaagtctacatgttgttgtttgaaaacagaaagttttccgttgttgcaaaaattccctagaaaagtcagaatgtgataaaatgttgaaactttttgcataataagccctgataaattttctacagtgcggtagaatttcataatgtttggagttgaataagtattgatactattgcattctttacagactgtactgttttggcagattgttgttatgtttgcattgtttgcatatgtttgcttgtttaatgattctatttgaggataggagcattaagtatgcagaggcatttagtatgcaatgttgaataataattttaatgatttgctacagtagagaatgataaggtttttgcattggtttatactaacttatctcatgagttcttgttgagttttgtgtggatgaagcttttgagatttaggaaaaccgtgatatgagaggaattaaggagacgcaaaagctcaagcttggggatgcccaaggcaccccaagataatatttcaataagtctcgagcatctaagcttggggatgccccggtgggcatcccacctttcttcaacaacaattatcggttagtatcggttgagcctaagtttttgcttttttgcatgagttgtgctatccttggaattgcattttattttgttttcttcatgtcatttactcttgtacttcacttatatcttatgagtaaattgttgaataaattgaatgtcatgaagttgaaatcatagcatgcctagtggtagcttcacactGGGTTTacaaagtgaaatcttttgaggcttgacaatcgcaatattggtcatacaagcaattcacgaataattagtataaggaagagaactttcacatgcaatacactatcttggaaatcttttgtgattgtgagcccccatcaaaatattatatgcaaaaattgttgacgttggacaaggaagacaacataatgatttatgtttgttcatattcacatagaagttatattgtcatagattcttcaacatgtggtgcttgccccccatctttgctagccaaaaattccgcaccaagtagagatactacttgtgcatccaaaaacccttaaaccaaatcttatcttcaagagtccaccatacctacctaaggattgaataagatccttcaagtaagttgtcattggtgcaacaaggcaataaaaattgcttctaaaagtgttagatcatttagtgtaagagaaaattgagcgttgtacgaacttgtgatggcaaagaataaaagcgacagactgcagaataaaggttgctatcataaggggcaatataacgtgacattcttttgcactaagggattgatcatacaaacaaataagcgcatggcaacctctgcttccctctgcgaagggcctatcctttacttcttagtatttacttttatgcaaagagtcaaagtttttctctctattcctttttatttttctcctttggcaagcatcatgtggcgaggaaagatctcgccacatatgtccagttgaatatgggtagcatgagttattattcttgacatcacccttgaggtgaatacgttgggaggcaaaccaataagcccctatctttctatgtgtccttttgaaacgttttgctcatgtgtacgcggtgagtgttagcaatcatagaagactatatatatgacggttgagtatgtggagctcttacttaaactctgttgaataagttgaattacaattgcttggtaaccgagaacataggttgttgagtttcaagagaattcattgtttgaaccttaacatgtgaattggttgccactttaacatgagaagtgttataagaaagaattgttgttatgatgctaggaaaagtgattgaaattatcattgatcaaacttgtgcactttgctagaattcacacttcataaattaattcttttatcatttacctactcgaggacgagtaggaattaagcttggggatgctgataggtctccaacgtatctataatttatgaagtattcctgctgttattttatcattcttggatgttttacaatcattttatagcaactttatatcatttttgggaataacctattgacccagtgccaagtgccagttgctgttttttgcttgttttttacattgcaggaaatcaatatcaaacggagtccaaacaccgcgaaactttatGAAGAATTTATATGGACCAGAAAACACCCAATGGGCCACAGCTACACCTGGGGGTgcctcgaggtgggcacaacccaccagggcgcgcctgggcccccaggagCGCTCTgatgggttgtgctcacctcggtaGCCTCCCataccccttctttgcactataaattcccaaatattccgaaacccctcggggttaacctagatcagaagttccgccgccgcaaggctctatagccaccgaaaaccaatctagaccctttccggcaccctgccggaggggggaatcatcaccgctggctatcttcatcatcccggtggccaccacgatgaggagggagtagtacaccctcggggctgagcatttgtaccagtagctatgtgtttaatctctctctctctcttgtgatctatatcatgggctttatTAGCATATATGGATCATATGATGtctctcccctctatactcttgctgtgatgaattgaatctttacccttagaagttttgtcatgtcggattGAATGTTCTAATTTGGGagcacatgatgtatgtcttgtcgtatgaatacttgaggtgacattggggtatcatattgattcacttgatatatcttatggcactcaacttgcggattcccgcggtgacattggggtaatatatgcataggggttgatgcacgtttttattatcttttctccgatagaaactttggggtctccttgtagttctttgtgttggattgagtattatgaatatgaatttgcttttgtgttattttagtatgaactctaggatagatcgaacagaaagaatagctttgtgttatttagtacgaactcttgaatagatcgaacggaaagaatagctttgaggtggtttcgtaccctacaaacaatttctacattttgttctccgctaataggaactcgagagtgattctttattgcactttgagggataatcatatgaaccaactatgttagcactattgagaggttgcactagtgaaagtacggaccctatgcctcattttcaagcattacaacaccgtttttgtgcccgtttactatttgctaccttgttgtttttatttattcagattataaaatatatatttctaccatccatacgacacttttattaccatctcttcgccgaactagtgcacctatacaatttgccattatattgggtgtgttggggacacaagagatttcttgtatttggttgcagggtcgtttgagagagaccatcttcatcctacacctctcacggattgataaaccttaggtcatccacttgagggaaaattgctattgtcctacaaaactctgcgcttgcagggccaacacgtgtctacaagaataaagttgcgtagtagacatcagagatatgttgtcatttgatgaacgtgatcacatcattaggagaatgatgtgatggacaagacccacccgttagcttagcataatgatcattaagttttatttctattgctttcttcatgacttatacatattcctttgactatgagattatgcaactcccgaataccggaggaacaccttgcatgctatcaaatgtcacaacataactgggtgattataaagatgctctacaggtgtctccaaaggtgtttgttgggttggcatagatcgagattaggatttgtcactccgagtatcggagaggtatctctgggccctcttggtaatgcacatcacgataatccttgcaagcaatgtgactagtgagttagttgcaagatgatgcattacggaacgagtaaagagactcgctggtaacgagattgaactaggtatgaggataccgacgatcgaatctcaggcaagtaacataccgatgacaaagggaatgacgtatgttgtcattgcggtttgaccgataaagatcttcgtagaatatgtaggaaccaatatgagcatccaggttccgctattggttattgatcggagatgtgtctcggtcatgtctacaaagttctcgaacccgtagggtccgcacgcttaacattcaatgacgatttgtattatgaattatgtgttttggtgaccaaagattggtcagagtcccagatgagatcacggacatgatgaggagtctcgaaatggtcgagaggtaaagattgatatattggacgatagtgttcggacaccggaatggtttcggagcgtttcagatatttatcgaagtaccgaggggttacccgaaccccccggggaaagtaatgggcctacatgggccataaggagagagagggcagcccacaaggggtggcgccccccatgggcagcccgaattggacaaggggaagggggcgcggcccccctttccttccccctctccctctcctttccctttcCACCTCCAAGAGAAGGAAGGGAGGGcgacttggactaggagtcctagtcggtttcccccccatggcgcgccccctagggccggcggcctcctcccctcctacTTTATATATGGGGGAAGGGGCACCCcgaaggcacatcaattgttctcttagccgtgtgcggtgccccccctccattctttactcctccggtcatattgtcgtagtgttTCTGGGTGGatcacatcatcatcaccgtcaccacgccgtcgtgctgacgaaacactCCCTCGACacattgctggatcaagagttcgagg
This sequence is a window from Aegilops tauschii subsp. strangulata cultivar AL8/78 chromosome 7, Aet v6.0, whole genome shotgun sequence. Protein-coding genes within it:
- the LOC141027080 gene encoding uncharacterized protein, which encodes MASPHSSNSNPFAGLVPDATAVRDLDIHTRVPIKLDQSTSSYYAWKTYFNLVFREYHLLEHVDGTIDGDLMVDDPDWAAIEASLIRWFYLTVSPDIFHTVIADDDDACAVWTKINNLFTDNKLQRLVFLQ